ACAGCGCCTAAGCAGTTCGATCGATGGCTACGGCggcgtggtgcggcggcggcggggcgggcggggaGGCAGCCGCCGGCGAGGTGCGAGGAAAAGGACAGGGCAGAGCGGGGTCGGGGTCTGGCTCGGTCGCACCAAcgggccgagccggcctcgtccgaGTCAGCGCGCAGCCAGCGCAGGCGACGCGCGCACTGGCCAGCGTAgcgcctgacgggcgggcccaaTCGGTCAGCTTTAGTGTCAATACGTACAAAACGAGCTTTTAGTCTTTTTTGCAACGGCTAGCCCCAATCTtgatactgacacgtaaaaattatcaatcttggtaccaatctgcttccaataccccaattgtggtacttctgtgcaatttactcgTCCACGTACACGTGGGGCCACGCCCGACCTGCTGATGTGTCCGTATAGTTCTGCTATGCTCCTCCAGGGGGTCCCACGTCTTCATAAGCCGTGGGTCCCACTACCGGCCGGTTGTCGTTGCACTACTCGGCGAGGTAAATATTTCATCGGTGGGCCCCCATGAATAGGCAGCAGATGCTGGGCCACGGAAGCATGGGACCCACTAGCTTTTTCACCCCTTCCCATATCCACCAGTACTGTACTACTCTCCACAGATTACAGTGGCTGACGTTGTGTGCCATTGCACTGGCATGTGCAGTGGGCATGGTATAGTCAACCCGAGGGACAGTACAAAGGCAgaggccgccgcgccgcgccgcgctcTCTGAAAAGGCGAGGAGAGCAGAGGAATACCACGGCGACGAGGGTGGCTTTCTTTCTTTCTCCTCTCCTACGCCATCGCCAGCGCCGTCAGGCGCCGTGGAAGTCTGCGCTGCCGCTGCCTGGGAGAACGGCGACGGAAGCGAGACGACGACGGCGGGGAGCGGCCACCGCGGCCATCGGCTTGCTACCTTCCATTTCCGCCCTGGCCGGTGCGTTTTTGTTGGTTTTGTTTTTTATTCTCCATCTGCCTCCGTTGAATTGTTCGGTCGATCTGCCTCTTTCCAACTTGCGCCGGGTTCTCCTTCTTGTCCCCTCAAAGTTTGATCTATATATACATATGTTGTTTTTGTCGGTTGCTTGCTGCGCATTTCTTCCCGGGTGAGGTGATCGGTTCCACTTTTGAGCATCGTTTTCCGCCGCTTCAGTCTTGAAGCCTCTGAGATTTTGACGTGTCTCCTAGATTGCGCCCAACGCACGCACTCCTAGCTAACATCACATTTATCTAGGCAAAATAGATTAcgtggcatgtaattaatgaagaaaaaGAGCCATGTGGTAatatagctagttactgtaacatcacgcatatcaagaaaagatgagtttacaacctaataaatgaagtgatgcatggcacaacacatatgttaggctggtcacaatgggcaagaacataagctagtaacttacacacttctctagactatgttactaccttcatagtgggtaggaacatctatgtagtgtcatgcaacgatgtatttattactttatagactcattgtttcttgaagtgtgtgatgttctggtaacttagctagttaccacaagcacctctttcttcattaaatatgtgccacataagtaagttgtattggagtgtgtgatgttactcctaattTCCTCCCCATTGTGAACAGCCTTAGACTAGAcataatggagagtaacatacactagtaacatacacatatccctagactatgttactaccttcatagtgggtagtaatataagtgtggtaacatgcagagcttcatttattaggttatagactcatattgcattaggacatgtgatgttacagtaattagctaagttactacaagtacctctctcctcattaactcattgccacataagcaaatttattgatttggactcgatgttactgctgaagttactctcactgtggctagtcttaggctagtcatagtgggagtaacttagcaagtaacatagcgcacttcgaGAATTTTTttcttatgtggcatgtagttaatgagaaatggtaacataatatgttactgtaacatagcgttctccaaggcaagatgagtctacaagctaattaatgaagtcctctatgacactactattatattactttgcattataaatgacactagtataagttactccccactatgaacaGCCTTGctacccactgtggaggtagtaatatagactagtaatatatgcatgttactactctaagttattCCCCATTGTGACTAGTTTTACGTAGATATGTGTAATGTTACTACCTATATTACTTTCATTGTGAATAGTCTTGGCACCGTCTAATCGAATGGCCATTTTCCGTTTTTTGAAGCGGATCATTTTCCTAACCTTGCAAAAAGGAAAACAACCATGAGGACAAAACGAACTGCATGGTAATAATTTGCTAATTGCTGCTTCTCCTATCGTTGAGGTGATATCTGACGGACACATGAAGTACTCCTATCCTACTCGAGCAGTAGCACAGCATTCAAAACGCTTACCGGTCCATGCCGGCAATGAATACTTTGCCTACCGGAGTCACCATCACGATCACGCAATCCTAGTGGAGAACACAGGAAATGGGACGTACTGTATGCCGGGGCCACCCGCCGATTGGTGGCCCTACCGCTGCCACACGAGTCCGGCCCGTCCTTCCGTGGGGCCGGCACCAGCGTCCGTAATTATCGCAGCCTGGTCGTTGTCGGCAAGGGACGTGTCGCCCTGCCAGTCATCGTCGCTGATGTGTGGATATTTTCACGTGGGACCCATGATACACTGGCTACAGCCGGTGGCCGGCCTATCGTGTCAAAGATACAGTAAAGCCTCGTTTCAATCTCTGAAACATGGAAAGAACTTGCCCAATTTGTAGCACCCGATTGCAGTGGAGCCCAGCCCAGGGTATATAATTAGCAAAGGAAAACTGAAAATAACTTTTAGAGTGCACATCACAGAATTTAATTCATGGAAATATTGACAATGGCAGTCGGACAGGAAGACGGGGAAGGCCTAATTACAAAAGGGAAAGGAGGGACGCAGCAACACTGTCTCAACTTTGCATCCATCAGTCTTAGCGAGACTCCAACAACCCAACGAGTGCACCCCATCGCACTGGCAGCCATCCGATGACCAGAGGAGGGCTTCAGAAAACATGTAGCCTGTAGAAATTCACGTGTTAGCTGCTAATTTGATGAAACGACTGCCGTTTTAGGAGCATGGTTCTGTGATAACCCAGCAAATGTGTTGGTTGCTGATAAATCAGTTTCTTCAACACAGCCAAGGTACTTCACAGGACGAAATGCGACTCACCAGTTTTTGTTCAGTCGGAGTCGGGTCTGGATCTAAACCTTGCTCAGCTCCTGAAAAGGATAAGTTTTTGAAATTGATAAGATTTGTTTATTTTTCCATGGTTCTCAGGCGATGATGAATAATACAGCAACTCCTTTGGCATCAAGCGAAGCCATTTTTACTAGTTGCGTCGAATTAGCCAATTATCTTAAGACAGGAGTAGCATTGAAGCGATAAGCAGGACCATCTTATGATACCTGTTCCTTTTGCTTTTGGATGGCTTCAACCTTCTTCATGTACTCGTCTGTGATTTTCTGTAGAATTAGTACAAGAAGTTAGTCTTAGTTCCCAATGCATCGTTGTACTAACTACAGGGGGGCATGGAAGTGTGTATCCTCACTTGTAGATCGGCTGATAAATCCTTCACATTATCTTCAGAAAGTTTCTTTTCCTATGTATACAAGCGCAAGCTATTAATCTGAGGGCAAAGGTAGAATAGTCCAAcgaactagtactccctccgtccggaaatacttgtcatcaaaatggtaaaaggaaatgtatctaaacgtattttagttttagatacatctctttttatccattttgatgacaagtattttcggacggagggagtaccagctGAGAAGAGCAAACCTTCTCTAGCTTATCGTAGGCTTTGATTGCATCTCGTCTTATGTTTCTGATAGCAACCTGAAAAAAAGTCATAGTTATCACCCATTCTTATTAGGATCCACTAAGGAGAAGAAATCACAATTTCATAAAAATTGTCGTACAACTCAACATCTTGTATATACTAAAGCATGAGCATCTACAGATGTTAGAACAACAGCAGAAAAGAACAGAGATCGACATGCCTTTTACCAAGTTCCGAAAAGAACATTTCTATACACCAATTTATGTGTAAATGACACAGTAAAGAGCATGTGATTTAACAACTTTCATGAAACATCAACAGTTCATACGTGGTTGTTAAATTTTATCTAATGTACATCACGATTACAACAGAAGTAATTTGTAAAGGTGAGATAAAATAACTTATCCGCAAATGCATAAAGGCTtcagatatactccctccattcctaaatatttgtcttttttgagatttcaaatggactaccacatatggatgtatatagacatattttatagtgtagattcactcattttgctccgtatgtagtcactagttgaaatctctagaaagacaaatatttaggaacggagggagggaGTACTTCAAACTGTTGAAATAGTGCAAGTAGGGTGGCCAATCATAAATAAAATGCATGAAAACGTTGTACAGAAAATTAAGCCCCGGTATAAATATAATTATAAATATTCTGCTGAAAAGAATGTATAATGTGTGCCAAGGTGAGGTTGTACCTTGCCTTCTTCAGATAACTTGGCTACGGTTTTTGTCATTTCCTGCCCCATGAAAAAAGAGAAGATTAATTGGGAAAAAAGATATAAGAATTTTATTATCTGTGCAAAACCTATAGATTGGACATGTTATCAAGCTATAGAAAATTCCTATGCTTGAACAACTACACTTAAGCAGCAAGCAACACTTACCAGATAATCCATCTAAAATGTTCACTAGAAAAAACATGCCCTTTTTACGCATCATGTTCAAATCAATTTCTGATCTTCTTTGAGTTAAAGAATGTTGTATTTTATGGTGCTAACAATCAGTGAAGGTGCCACTTGGGAATCACATAAGTTTCAGAAGCATATTTTAGTACAAGAGTTATCTTTTCTCTTAGCTGGTGTGTCTAGGTCTCAGATATGAATTATTAAAGTCTCCTTACTATTATGATTCGAGAAATGGTGTGCATATTAAGATCTGTTGTTGTCATATTTCCCAATTGAATTTTAACACAAGGAAGAAATAGGCACAATCATGCAAACTAAAGTGTGACCAAACGAGCCAGAATTTAAATGCACAATGTTAGAGTTATATTGATGATGGCCTTTGGCCTTTTGTATTCTTGCCTTTTGGCACCCTCATGTACATTATATATATGGTGGCTTTGGCCTCCTagtaatacaagttgcatatttcctgacATGGTATTAGAGCTTAGGTCAAATTTTTTCGCACGTGCAACTCGTGCTTGATCCTTCCATCGCGTCGCCGTCGTCCTCTTGCCCGGCGCGGCCGCTCCCTCATCTCCGCTGCTGCCATTTCTTTCCATCAGATTGTTGTTGTCTCCACTCTAGAGCGTGGCTGAACGCCGCTCCCGTGCATCTTGCACCTTCCGGCTCCTCCAACTGGTTCACGCCGGCCTGGCCGCCACGGAGGAGGTTCTCCACCGCCGCCGGTGAACTTCAGGCTGTCGCCTGGCGCTCCTCCGGCTGCCGCCCGCAGCCCATCGGGCGCTGCTCCTCCGGCCTCGTCTTCCCGTCGCCGCCCGGCTGCTCCTCCGGCCCCGTCTACCCGTCGCCGTCCGACTCGGGCCCAGTCTGCCCGTCGCCGTCCGGCTCCGGCCCAGTCTGCCCGTCACCGCCACGGACGAGGttctccaccgccgccggcccctcccgcccgtcgccgccggccgcctGTTCGGCCCCGGTCTCTCCGCGCAGTTGGCCTCCGCGTGCGCTCGCGTGGTCGTGTGCGTGTGTGAAACTGCCGCACTTTCAGTTCCCGTTCAGATCAGATCGATTCCTGCGATTCCGCAGGCGCTGGTTGCTTGGGCTCCTGGTGGGCCGCCGTGAGTGGTCTGCCAATTGTTTCGGCTCTTGACTCTCCTGCTGActtctaaaaaaaagaaaaaaagagagacagaaaaaaaagaaaaaaaagaaaaaagaaagaaagagtgcAATGTTTTCATCTGGTACCTCTCCCTCACCGCTCGATGTTTTTTGGCGGTGTTCCATATATTGACCCCGTCTCGCACATGAGCCGTTCCTCGGTGCTTGGTGCTCGCCCACTTGGAGGTGGTGGCTGTCGCTCTACTTCGACACCTATTGTGACATCCATCGGTGCTGCTAGTCGCTCTACATCAACTCCTATTGCGGCTAGTGCGCACGGCGGTGACCGCTCTATGTCGACTCCCCATGTGGCTTCCACATGTGGCTCTATGTCGACTCTACCTTCGGCTTCCATGGGTGGTGGCGACTGTTCATCGTCGGCAGATGCTTCTACCTCGACCTCCTCTGTCCTGTCCCTGTCTGCATGTGAGATTGCACATCTCCGATGCCTGCTTGATGCTTGGGATTCTTCACCGACAGTTTCTGCAAGTTCCGTGACTAACTCTTCCGACATTGAGAAACCACTTCCTACTcattcaggtacatccccatggattCTTGATACCGGAGCGTCTTTTCATATGACTTATGATTCTTCAACTTTGACCTCCGTTCGACCTGTCGAGTCTCCTATTCGTGTTCTTACGGCTGATGGCACTCCCCTCCCTGTAGCTAGTCGAGGCACTCTTAGCAATTCTTCATTTCATGTTCCCTCTttcgctcatgttcctcgacttaccatgcagctcatatctggtggtcagattgttgactctagttgtaGGGTCATTTAAGACTTTGATTCATGTTCTGTTCAGGATCGTCGCACGGGCGCTCTACTTGGTGCTGGCCCTCGACGTTCTAATGGTCTctgggagcttgactggcttcATCTTCCCTCCGCTGCCACCTCTGCCAGTCTCGCAACCCCTGTTGTTGCATCTACCAGctcttttcagcagtggcatcatcgtcttGGCCATTTATGTGGTTCTCGTCTCTCGTCTCTGGTTCATCGTGGTGTTTTGGGGTCTGTCTCTGGTAACGCTTCGTTGGATTGTATGGGTTGTCGGCTTGGTAAGCAGATTCAGCTACCCTATCCTCACAGTGAGTCAGTGTCCGAGCGTCCTTTTGATCTCGTTCACTCTGATGTTTGGGGCCCGGCTCCCTTCGCTTCGAAAAGgggtcatcgctactatattatctttatagatgaCTTTTCTCGATAGACTTGGATCTATTTcatgtcttctcgtagtgaggtcttatctatatacaaaaaatttgctgccatggttcatacccaATTTTCCACTCCTACTCGTGTTTTTCGTGCAGATTCAGCTGGTGAGTATATCTCCCATGCGCTGCGAGGATTTCTTGCCGAGCAGGGTACTCTTgctcagttctcttgtcctggtgctcatgctcagaatggcgtggctgagcgcaagcatcgtcaccttcttgagacggcgcgtgcgatgatgatcgccgcctctcttcctcctcacttcTGGGCTAAGGCTGTTACTacttccacctatctcatcaacattcagccatctgCTGCTCTACAAAGTGGTATTCCTCTTGAGCGTCTTTCTGGTCGTTCTCCTGATTATTCAGCGCTCCGCTTGTTCGGTTGTGTCTGCTATGTTTTGCTTGCCCCtcgtgaacgcaccaaactgaccgctcagtctgttgagtgtgtctttcttggatatagtgatgagcataagggctatcggtgTTGGGATCATGTCGGTCGCCGGATGCGTATTTCCCAGGATGTGACCTTTGATGAAtctcgtcccttctacccgcgTCCATCCTCCTCGTCTTTTTCTATGGAGGACATCTCTTTTCTTACTTTTCCAGATACACCTCCCTCTGTGCCCAGTATTCCTACTCCTCATCCTGCTGTTGCAGATCCGACGCCGTCCTCTCCTACGGTTTCTTCTACTCACTCGTCGCATGATTCTCCACCTTCATCGCCGATAGCTTCCCCTTCTCCACCTTCATCGCCGATAGCGTCcccttctccaccttcatcaccgatacatTCCCCGTCTCCACCTCCAGTGATTCCACCTCTTCCGTCCTTTCCTTTCCATTATACTCGCCGTTCACGTGTTGTGAATGAGTCTACCGATGTGCCCTCTACTTCTGGtgtgtcgtctccctcctctcatCAGACTTATGGTCTTCGTTCTCGGCCTTGTCCGCCCCCTGACCGATATTCTCCTTCTCGTTATGGTCTTTCGGCCGTTCTTGAGCCGACTTATTATCGAGATGctattgttcatcctgaatggcagttcgCGATGACAGAGGAGATTGCTGCCCTTGAACGCAACGGCACATGGGACCTGGTTTCTCTTCCCCCccgtgttcgtcccatcacttgtaagtgggtctataagattaagactcgctctgatggttctcttgagcgttataaagctcgtcttgtggctcgtggctttcagcaggagcatggtcgtgattatgatgagacttttgctcctgtggcccatatgaccactgtccGCACACTTCTCGCCGTGGCCTCTGTTCGCCACTGGTCTgtgtctcagcttgatgttaagaatgcctttcttaatggtgagttgcgtgaggaagtttatatgcagccaccacctgggtattcagttcctgatggcatggtttgccgtcttcgtcgctctctatatggccttaagcaagcgccccgcgcttggtttgagcgttttgcctctgtggtcactTCAGCTGGTTTTTCGcccagtgctcatgatccagcgttgtttgtccacgtttctgctcgtggtcgcactcttcttcttctatatgttgatgacatgatcatcactggatgattctgagtacattgcctttgtcgagcagtttcttatgtctgatcttggtccccttcgttactttcttgggattgaggtttcctCCTCCTCTGATGGCTTTTCtatttcccaagaaaagtatatccaggatcttcttgctcgtgcggctcttagtgacgagcgcactgctgagactcctatggagctcaatgttaacCTTCGTGCTTCTGATGGTGAGCTCTTGTCTGATCCGACGCGTtgtcgtcatcttgttgggagtcttgtctatcttgctgtcactcgtccggatatcTCCTATCCTGTCCATATTCTGAGCCAGTTTGTTTCCGCTCCCACTtcagttcactatagtcaccttcttcgtgttctacgatatcttcgtggcacgatctctcatcgtCTCTTCTTTCCTCGTTCCAGCTCTTTACAGCTCCAGGCCTATTCAGATGCTACGTGGGCCAGTGATCCTTCGGATCGCCGTTCACTTtatgcttactgtgtttttctttgtggttctctcattgcctggaagacgaagaaacagactgcagtttctcgttcgagtgcagaggccgagttgagagctatggctcttctgacggcagaggtgacttggttacgatggctactggaggattttggtgtttctgttactacacctaccaccctcttgtccgacagtacaggtgctatcagtattgcgcgggaCCCTGTGAAGCATGAActtaccaagcatattggtgttgatgcttattatgtgcgcgctgctgtgcaggatcatgttgttgctcttcagtatgtgccttccgagttacagctagcggacttcttcacgaaggcacagactagagcacaacatagatttcacctctccaaactcagtgttgtcgagccaccatgagtttgagggggggtgttagagttatattgaTGATGGCCTTTGGCCTTTTGTATTCTTGCCTTTTGGCATCCTCATGTACATTATATATATGGTGGCTTTGGCCTCCTAGTAATACAAGATGCATATTTCCTGACACACAATACTACTGATTTAAGCACAAGAGGTTGGAAATGTAATGCACAAACCTTTCTGCGGTCAGATGTCAATGGTGGGACAGTGACTCGTATCACTTCTCCATCATTGCTTGGTGTTACCCCAATATTTGCAGCAACTATAGCTTTCTCAATGAGCTTGAGGCTGCACAGTATATATATGTCAACAACACGGGACGTACAAAGCAATACCAAGCTATGCCTAAACTGGGGACGATAAATAGCTTACCAAGACTTGTCATATGGTTGGATAAGAAGAGAAGTCGCATCTGGGGTATTTATCTGTGCAATAGTCTTCAAGTTTACAGGAGTTCCATAGTACTCAACCTGCAAGGAATTATTCGGCATTGAGTAGCTTCACTATTGCACAGTAACCTCTTTGTGCTTTAGCCATAATTGCATACGCTAATTCAATTGTTTCCAAACAATATCAATGAATTGTATTGACCACACATTGTTCCACTGATATCAGTTCAGAATTTAATGGTAACTATTAGCCTACTGAAATAACTACTGGTTCACACGTAGCCTAGTTATGGAGTAAACCAATTAAATTGTTATACAGATACAGAAAGGACAGGTGCTATCATGCAATTGTTACTTTCAGAATATAAAAAAACAAGGAATAATCATCAAACCTCAATCCTGTCGAGCATAGACGGGTTTGCCCGCCCAGTCCTGACGGTATTGAAGTTCGATTGAACTGTTTCAATGgccttctccatcttttctttctgACAATACATAGTGCCAGCTAGTTAGCACCATGCGTAAAAGACTTTACAAGGCAAATATTAACACTTCTAATACAGATTTGCATTGTTATTTACAGCTTGTTCTTCAACGATCATCTTTTCTTCCTCAATTTCTTCATTAGTGGCATGCCTCAAAACTGCTCTGATACATGATAATCACAAGTTAACGAAGACTAACTTGAAGCTCATCAAGTACAAGAAATATTTAAATGCAAAACTACTCGCCTCTTGTCCGAGTGTTGAAGAACCAAAGGCACACCAAAGAAACCCACTGCTCCATACTGAAATTTCATGAAGTTTGTGGACGAACTTAACAGGGATGAACGGTTTGAGAGACAACCACAACCTGTGAAATACAGTATTCTCTGATGAGACCTTGCCCAACATTGAGTTCTAGTAGGAATATGTACTCCGGTTGCTTGGTAAACAAGTAGGAATATGTAAATATGGTAGAAGCAGTACTGAGAAAGAACCACAACATGTTGAATGCAGTATGTTCTGATGACTGATGATGCCTTGTCACATTGTTCCTTGCTGATGAAATTATGTGAATACAGCAGTCTGctcttatctactccctccgtccggaaatacttgtcgaaggaatggatgtatctagacgtattttagttctagatacatccatttttatgcatttctccgacaagtatttccggacggagggagtacttcgtccggaattagttgatgcttgaacagatgtatctagcactgacatacatctagatacatccgtttgagtgccaactaattccggacggagggagtagaaactaGTTACTTGGAGCCCCATTAGCTACTACATCCATCTCACCAGTTTTCCACGACAAACAACGAACATCCAGTGATGAATTTCGTGAGGTACATCGATTTATAAATGGCTTTGGTCACTTCTGAATGACCCTGAATTGTGAAGGATAACAGCTGCCAATGGTTTCCTGATATCTACCCATTTAAGTGCAAAGAAATAGTACTAGTATTCCAACAGCCTGGGGAAGACATTAGCTCAAAACCACAAGTAATACTAGTACATATTTTCCACAAGCATCGTGAAATGCAGGCTCAAATGACTCTCAATTACATATCCAAGTGGACAGTGGAGTATAGAGCTTGCCATTCCAAATCCGATTCAGTCTTAGTTTGTCTATATGTCGGCGCGATGCAAACAGCAACCAAACTGCACTGGTTGCAAAGGTTAAACTGTGAACGGAGAAGCGATAAAAGCACCGGTATTTGCATGCCACCGCA
This region of Triticum aestivum cultivar Chinese Spring chromosome 2D, IWGSC CS RefSeq v2.1, whole genome shotgun sequence genomic DNA includes:
- the LOC123052350 gene encoding ribosome-recycling factor, chloroplastic; translation: MALHAVSPAAAASPPCALSSARLPQRPGCGCLSNRSSLLSSSTNFMKFQYGAVGFFGVPLVLQHSDKRAVLRHATNEEIEEEKMIVEEQAKEKMEKAIETVQSNFNTVRTGRANPSMLDRIEVEYYGTPVNLKTIAQINTPDATSLLIQPYDKSCLKLIEKAIVAANIGVTPSNDGEVIRVTVPPLTSDRRKEMTKTVAKLSEEGKVAIRNIRRDAIKAYDKLEKEKKLSEDNVKDLSADLQKITDEYMKKVEAIQKQKEQELSKV